From one Lycium ferocissimum isolate CSIRO_LF1 chromosome 5, AGI_CSIRO_Lferr_CH_V1, whole genome shotgun sequence genomic stretch:
- the LOC132057704 gene encoding uncharacterized protein LOC132057704 has protein sequence MRKRVTLLLLGIIEVDDLIEEPVEESPIKVDGTIFGIGKNRSSKMDSDAVLMASFAKTLSEMGNVRLSEEGNERPFPSIQEMFDSEHRTISMRDKTPDHGQNDHANESDEEDIPLVLKLRKGSGSKPASRKQKVGKFIAQSENERRENLKKQRLLLGRVVDPEISDKFGIKGLLKIIDFQKWSHLFAPPIPNIYEAQVVEFFSNLYCSDYQGTLITSVSGTDFELTEEVLGKILKVPTEGIRTITRTTSSNFKVMISQNMVENTSARASLLKKEMKAEYQLMFELVNKVLLPRADGRTVASIADLVLIEALSNFQRINLTAIMIEHIIKVVNAPEGKHGLPYGFGLTKVFEHFKVRTDKDTKGSNKHMFSIETLEECDCIHRKGGVGSTSTISTQLQAQERMIAELQRVKAENVLLQARLTEREKEVGSQDVLKAARSEIKWMSLRTRRFRTNMLTVNAWTNF, from the exons ATGAGAAAAAGGGTAACTCTCTTACTTCTGGGTATCATAGAAGTAGATGATTTAATAGAAGAGCCAGTAGAGGAATCGCCTATAAAGGTAGACGGGACCATCTTTGGGATTGGTAAAAATCGATCTAGTAAGATGGATAGTGATGCCGTTCTTATGGCAAGTTTTGCAAAAACCTTAAGTGAAATGGGAAATGTTAGACTTTCAGAAGAAGGAAATGAGAGACCCTTTCCTTCAATACAAGAAATGTTTGATTCCGAACATAGGACAATTTCTATGCGGGATAAGACACCAG ATCATGGTCAAAATGATCATGCAAATGAATCTGATGAAGAGGACATACCACTTGTCTTAAAGTTAAGAAAAGGATCTGGGAGTAAACCTGCATCCAGA AAACAGAAAGTGGGCAAATTTATTGCTCAgagtgaaaatgaaagaagggaaaatcTAAAGAAGCAAAGGTTATTGCTTGGTAGGGTGGTCGACCCAGAAATCTCTGACAAATTTGGAATAAAGGGATTGCTTAAAATTATTGATTTTCAGAAATGGAGCCATTTGTTTGCTCCACCAATTCCAAATATTTACGAGGCACAGGTagttgaatttttttcaaatctctactGCTCTGACTACCAGGGCACCCTTATTACATCGGTTAGTGGAACAGATTTTGAGTTAACCGAAGAGGTCCTAGGAAAAATTCTTAAAGTTCCCACTGAAGGAATAAGGACCATCACTAGGACTACTTCAAGCAACTTTAAGGTCATGATTTCCCAAAACATGGTCGAAAATACAAGTGCCAGGGCTAGTCTTCTGAAGAAGGAAATGAAAGCAGAGTATCAACTCATGTTCGAGTTGGTAAACAAAGTGCTACTTCCAAGGGCTGATGGTCGCACCGTTGCCTCCATCGCAGACCTAGTGCTTATAGAAGCATTGTCCAACTTTCAACGCATCAACCTTACTGCAATCATGATTGAACACATAATCAAGGTGGTGAATGCACCAGAAGGAAAACATGGACTTCCCTATGGTTTTGGTCTGACCAAAGTATTTGAGCATTTCAAGGTTAGAACAGACAAAGATACCAAGGGATCCAATAAACACATGTTCTCTATAGAAACTCTAGAAGAGTGTGATTGTATACACAGGAAAGGCGGCGTTGGAAGCACCTCCACAATCTCAACTCAGCTTCAGGCACAGGAAAGGATGATTGCTGAACTGCAAAGGGTCAAGGCTGAGAATGTTCTTCTTCAGGCTCGATTAAccgaaagagagaaagaagttGGGTCCCAAGATGTCTTAAAGGCTGCAAGATCTGAGATCAAGTGGATGAGCTTAAGGACCAGACGCTTCAGAACCAACATGTTAACAGTGAACGCTTGGAcaaacttctaa